Proteins encoded together in one Candidatus Sulfotelmatobacter sp. window:
- a CDS encoding PilT/PilU family type 4a pilus ATPase, with amino-acid sequence MSLASVRIADLIRLARGRGASDLHLGTAERPALRVDGRLLHLEGPPLDADGMAEYLHAQFSAAQLARFDAHGSADAAALADADGAPFRVHAFRHAGGTRVAIRLLATAVPALEELGLPAVVGTLAERQVVLVVFTGPTGSGKTTALAALVDRINRGSERNILTVEDPVEYVHRPLRSLITHCEVGRDVCGYADALRALLRADPDVILVGELRDAPTMEAALAAAETGHLVLTTLHTADAAQSVERIADAFPAGAHGQVRAQLASVALAVVALRLVPRRAGGRIAVAEVLIATDAVRALIREGKTHQLRNAIVTGRAAGMQTLEAHLAERVARGEIAPADARAAALRPDELRLAEQVS; translated from the coding sequence GTGAGCCTGGCGAGCGTGCGCATCGCCGATCTCATCCGCCTGGCGCGAGGACGCGGCGCCAGCGACTTGCACCTGGGGACGGCGGAGCGTCCGGCGCTGCGCGTCGACGGGCGCCTGCTGCACCTCGAGGGGCCGCCCCTCGACGCCGACGGCATGGCGGAGTACCTGCACGCGCAGTTCTCCGCCGCGCAGTTGGCGCGTTTCGACGCGCACGGGAGTGCCGACGCCGCCGCGCTCGCGGACGCGGACGGCGCGCCGTTCCGCGTCCACGCCTTCCGCCACGCCGGCGGCACGCGCGTCGCGATTCGCCTGCTGGCGACGGCGGTGCCGGCGCTCGAGGAGCTCGGCCTGCCCGCCGTCGTCGGCACGCTCGCCGAGCGGCAGGTGGTCCTGGTCGTCTTCACCGGACCGACCGGCAGCGGCAAGACGACCGCGCTCGCGGCGCTGGTCGACCGCATCAACCGCGGCAGCGAACGCAACATCCTCACCGTCGAAGACCCGGTCGAGTACGTCCACCGGCCGCTCCGTTCGCTGATCACGCACTGCGAGGTGGGACGCGACGTGTGCGGCTACGCCGACGCGCTGCGCGCGCTGCTGCGCGCCGACCCCGACGTCATCCTGGTGGGCGAGCTGCGCGACGCGCCGACGATGGAAGCGGCGCTGGCCGCCGCCGAGACCGGCCATCTGGTCCTCACCACGCTGCACACCGCCGACGCCGCGCAGAGCGTCGAGCGAATCGCCGACGCCTTTCCCGCGGGCGCGCACGGTCAGGTGCGCGCGCAGCTCGCGAGCGTCGCGCTGGCCGTGGTCGCCCTGCGGCTGGTTCCGCGTCGCGCCGGCGGACGGATCGCCGTCGCCGAAGTGCTGATCGCGACCGATGCCGTCCGCGCGCTGATCCGCGAGGGGAAGACCCACCAGCTGCGCAACGCGATCGTCACCGGGCGGGCCGCCGGGATGCAGACGCTCGAAGCGCACCTGGCCGAACGGGTCGCGCGCGGCGAGATCGCGCCGGCCGACGCGCGCGCCGCCGCACTGCGGCCCGACGAGCTGCGCCTCGCGGAGCAGGTCTCGTGA
- a CDS encoding type II secretion system F family protein, whose translation MSVSVYRYAARTARGEPVRGAMQAADRDAVLATLRTRALFVTAIEREGPVRARLARWLGVHRPARNARVAFFRAFATLIRAGVPLHRALGVTIERTTDRVLREALRSVRADVEQGAPLSAALRRAPAAFPPLVCAMVAAGEAGGILDDVLDRLASFLERDADVRKKLRATLAYPAVVSCTATALIAFLLVRIVPMFAQMFTAFHVDLPLPTRVLLGTGALLQRPAAWLSACAAAALASALPLAARRSAALAGALDRLRLGVPVLGPLVRAAITARVARTLGTLLRAGVELLAAIDVVRPVTGSRLYGAALERVALAVRGGESLTPALAACGLFDPLVPALVRAGEETGRVDEMLLAAARAFEADVDAGVTTLGAVVEPALIVVLGAVVGFVVFSVFLPLYALIGSVSR comes from the coding sequence GTGAGCGTCTCCGTGTACCGCTACGCGGCCCGAACGGCGCGCGGCGAGCCCGTGCGCGGCGCGATGCAGGCCGCCGACCGTGACGCCGTGCTGGCGACGCTGCGTACCCGCGCGCTCTTCGTCACCGCGATCGAACGCGAGGGACCGGTCCGCGCACGGCTGGCGCGCTGGCTGGGCGTGCACCGGCCGGCGCGGAACGCACGGGTCGCGTTCTTCCGCGCCTTCGCCACCCTGATCCGCGCGGGCGTCCCGCTGCACCGCGCGCTCGGGGTGACGATCGAGCGAACCACCGATCGCGTGCTGCGCGAGGCGCTGCGCTCGGTCCGCGCCGACGTCGAGCAAGGTGCGCCGCTGAGCGCGGCGCTGCGGCGAGCGCCGGCCGCGTTTCCGCCGCTCGTCTGCGCGATGGTCGCCGCCGGCGAGGCCGGCGGGATCCTCGACGACGTCCTCGACCGGCTGGCCTCGTTCCTCGAACGCGACGCGGACGTGCGCAAGAAGCTGCGGGCGACCTTGGCCTATCCGGCCGTCGTCTCGTGCACGGCCACCGCGCTGATCGCGTTCCTGCTGGTCCGGATCGTGCCGATGTTCGCGCAGATGTTCACCGCGTTCCACGTCGATCTGCCGTTGCCGACGCGCGTGCTGCTGGGCACCGGCGCGCTGCTGCAGCGGCCGGCGGCGTGGCTGAGCGCGTGCGCCGCCGCCGCGCTGGCATCGGCGCTGCCGCTGGCCGCGCGGCGGTCGGCGGCGCTCGCCGGTGCGCTCGATCGCCTGCGGCTCGGGGTACCGGTGCTCGGGCCGCTGGTGCGCGCGGCGATCACCGCACGCGTCGCGCGCACGCTCGGCACGCTGCTGCGCGCCGGCGTCGAGCTGCTGGCGGCGATCGACGTGGTGCGGCCGGTGACCGGCAGCCGCCTCTACGGCGCCGCGCTGGAACGCGTCGCGCTGGCCGTGCGCGGCGGTGAGTCGCTCACGCCCGCCCTGGCGGCGTGCGGATTGTTCGACCCGCTCGTGCCCGCGCTCGTGCGCGCCGGCGAGGAGACGGGACGGGTCGACGAGATGCTGCTCGCCGCCGCGCGCGCCTTCGAGGCCGACGTCGACGCGGGCGTTACGACCCTGGGCGCCGTCGTCGAACCGGCGCTGATCGTCGTGCTCGGGGCCGTCGTCGGCTTCGTCGTGTTCTCCGTCTTCTTGCCACTCTATGCCTTGATCGGGAGCGTTTCGAGATGA